From the genome of Winogradskyella forsetii, one region includes:
- a CDS encoding nuclear transport factor 2 family protein has product MEKLIEKFYASLNNCDDKSMLACYHDDVVFKDPAFGTLKGERAKAMWSMLCESQKGKDFKVEFSNVKANAETGSAHWEAFYTFSKTGRKVHNVIKASFEFKDGLIIKHTDEFDLHKWAKQAMGIKGIFFGGMTFFKNKLQRQTNGLLDKFMNKKKLSS; this is encoded by the coding sequence ATGGAAAAACTCATAGAAAAATTCTACGCTTCCTTAAATAACTGTGACGATAAATCCATGCTAGCTTGTTACCATGATGATGTGGTTTTTAAAGATCCTGCCTTTGGAACATTAAAAGGCGAACGCGCCAAAGCCATGTGGTCCATGCTATGCGAATCCCAAAAAGGCAAAGATTTTAAAGTTGAATTTTCAAACGTGAAAGCCAATGCCGAAACTGGGTCTGCACATTGGGAAGCTTTTTATACCTTTAGCAAAACAGGTCGAAAAGTCCATAACGTCATTAAGGCTTCATTTGAGTTTAAAGATGGCTTGATCATTAAGCATACTGACGAATTTGACTTGCATAAATGGGCAAAACAAGCTATGGGAATAAAGGGGATTTTCTTTGGTGGCATGACATTCTTTAAAAATAAACTTCAGCGTCAGACGAATGGGCTTTTAGATAAATTCATGAATAAAAAAAAGCTATCTAGTTAA
- a CDS encoding ATP-dependent DNA helicase: MISNASAFYSLLKSKFPFAPTSKQDLVLMQLSQFIFDSNKNSIYLLKGYAGTGKTSIIGTIVSNLWQAKKSAVLLAPTGRAAKVISNYSKKEAFTIHKKIYFPKKDKGGGVRFTMQPNKHRNTIFIVDEASMIPDTPSDSKSFDGSSLLDDLMQYVYSGHECKLLLIGDKAQLPPVKSDLSPALDENKLSLNYNKNVIGIELDEVVRQEQDSGILSNATELRAVLESNIYESFKFDLNGFTDSVRLIDGYEIMDAINDAYSANGYEETAIIVRSNKRANAYNQQIRQRILFNETELSAGDYLMVVKNNYFWIKPTTEAGFIANGDIIEVLEIFSIKELYGFRFAEVNVKMVDYPNMKPFETVLLLDTIDVESASLSYEESNRLYQEVSKDYEEEPSKYKRFLGVKNNKFFNALQVKFSYAITCHKSQGGQWNTIFVEQPYLPNGMDRDYIRWLYTAITRAKEKLYLIGFKDEMFVEKTL, encoded by the coding sequence ATGATTTCCAATGCTTCTGCATTCTATTCCTTATTAAAATCTAAGTTTCCATTTGCACCGACATCTAAACAGGATTTAGTGTTAATGCAATTATCACAATTCATTTTTGATTCCAATAAAAATTCAATCTATTTATTAAAGGGTTATGCAGGAACCGGAAAAACAAGCATTATTGGTACCATAGTATCAAATTTGTGGCAAGCCAAAAAAAGTGCCGTTTTATTGGCTCCAACAGGAAGAGCAGCTAAGGTAATTTCAAATTATTCTAAAAAAGAGGCGTTTACCATACATAAAAAAATATATTTCCCTAAAAAAGATAAAGGTGGCGGTGTCCGTTTTACAATGCAGCCGAATAAACATCGTAACACGATTTTTATAGTAGATGAAGCCTCAATGATTCCTGATACACCTTCGGATTCAAAATCATTTGATGGCAGTTCCTTGCTCGACGATTTAATGCAATATGTGTATTCTGGCCATGAGTGTAAATTACTATTAATTGGGGATAAAGCACAATTGCCACCTGTGAAATCAGATTTAAGTCCAGCGTTAGATGAAAATAAACTCAGCTTAAATTATAACAAAAATGTCATTGGGATTGAGTTGGATGAAGTCGTCCGGCAAGAACAGGATTCAGGGATTTTGAGTAATGCAACGGAACTTCGGGCTGTTTTAGAATCTAATATTTATGAGAGTTTCAAATTTGATTTGAATGGTTTTACTGATAGTGTTCGTTTAATTGATGGTTATGAAATTATGGATGCCATAAACGATGCCTATAGCGCAAATGGTTACGAGGAAACAGCGATTATTGTACGAAGTAACAAACGCGCTAATGCTTATAACCAACAGATTAGACAACGCATTCTATTCAATGAAACCGAATTGTCCGCTGGTGATTATTTAATGGTAGTTAAGAATAATTATTTCTGGATAAAACCTACAACAGAAGCTGGTTTTATTGCCAATGGCGATATCATCGAGGTGTTGGAGATTTTTAGTATCAAAGAATTATACGGATTTAGATTTGCAGAAGTAAATGTAAAAATGGTAGATTATCCCAATATGAAACCTTTTGAAACCGTTTTACTTTTGGATACGATTGATGTGGAAAGTGCCTCGCTTAGTTACGAAGAATCGAACCGTTTGTACCAAGAAGTGTCTAAGGATTACGAGGAAGAACCTTCAAAATATAAGCGTTTTTTAGGGGTTAAGAACAACAAGTTTTTTAATGCCTTACAAGTGAAGTTTTCTTATGCTATTACGTGCCATAAATCCCAAGGTGGCCAATGGAATACTATTTTTGTAGAGCAACCGTATTTGCCAAATGGAATGGATAGGGATTATATTCGTTGGTTATATACCGCAATTACCAGAGCAAAGGAAAAACTCTATTTAATAGGGTTTAAGGATGAGATGTTTGTGGAAAAAACTTTATAA
- a CDS encoding DUF3822 family protein, producing MKINIIKELSIQINLNGLSFCILNKTDNTIEFLKSITFEQRLNPVEVLNRLKAELSSNTVFSEDFNAVLVIHQNELATLVPEQLYDATHKVDYLKFNSKILGNDFITEDEISINKSVNVYVPYVNINNYIFDTFGEFVYKHSSSILIDSVLQNTETKEESIVHIHVNKSTIELLVIDNGKLQLFNVFEYYSKEDFIYYVLFVFEQLNLDVENTAVELSGHINKDDKLFTILYTYVRHVSFIEKKYNFDITAETDKRHLHQHYLILNSF from the coding sequence TTGAAAATAAACATTATTAAAGAACTGTCCATTCAAATTAATTTGAATGGGCTTTCTTTTTGTATTCTAAATAAAACTGATAATACCATTGAATTTCTCAAATCCATTACTTTTGAACAAAGACTTAATCCTGTTGAAGTTCTCAATCGTTTAAAAGCAGAACTAAGCAGTAATACCGTTTTTTCTGAAGATTTCAATGCTGTCTTGGTGATTCACCAAAATGAATTGGCAACCTTAGTGCCAGAACAATTATATGATGCAACACATAAAGTCGATTATTTGAAGTTCAACTCAAAAATTCTTGGCAACGATTTTATTACAGAAGATGAAATTTCTATAAATAAAAGCGTTAATGTATATGTGCCTTATGTAAATATCAATAATTATATTTTTGACACCTTTGGTGAGTTTGTCTATAAACATTCGTCTAGCATCCTCATTGATTCGGTTTTACAAAATACGGAGACCAAAGAAGAGTCAATTGTTCACATTCATGTCAATAAAAGTACCATTGAATTATTGGTCATAGACAATGGCAAACTGCAACTCTTTAATGTATTTGAATACTATAGCAAAGAAGATTTTATCTACTATGTTCTATTCGTTTTTGAACAATTGAATTTAGATGTTGAAAATACCGCTGTTGAATTGAGCGGCCATATTAACAAAGATGACAAACTCTTTACTATTCTTTACACATACGTAAGACATGTAAGTTTTATTGAAAAAAAATATAATTTTGATATTACTGCCGAAACAGACAAACGCCACTTACACCAACACTATTTAATTTTAAATTCTTTTTAA
- a CDS encoding CatA-like O-acetyltransferase, which produces MKILDKHTWNRRSHFEFFNTFVDPYFGVTFSVDVTKAYEFSQENKVSFFVNYLHATMKAINEVENLKYRINDANEVVVFDTIHASPTILRANKTFGFTFVNYDADIFKFQTNFLNEKERVLNSNELFPPVNTVDCLHCSTLPWINFTGHKEPFKGDKDSIPKLAFSKMEKIGSKREMQIAISVNHALVDGYHVGLFNEKLQFHLNK; this is translated from the coding sequence TTGAAAATTCTCGATAAACATACATGGAATAGACGGTCTCATTTTGAGTTTTTTAACACCTTCGTCGATCCTTATTTTGGAGTTACCTTCTCCGTAGATGTGACGAAAGCTTATGAGTTCTCACAAGAAAATAAAGTCTCGTTTTTTGTAAACTATTTGCACGCCACAATGAAAGCGATCAATGAAGTCGAAAATTTGAAGTATAGAATAAACGACGCTAATGAAGTTGTTGTTTTCGATACCATACATGCATCGCCAACGATCCTTCGTGCTAATAAAACATTTGGATTTACGTTTGTGAATTATGATGCCGATATTTTTAAGTTTCAGACTAATTTTTTAAATGAAAAAGAACGCGTGTTGAATTCCAATGAATTGTTTCCACCCGTGAATACAGTGGATTGTTTACATTGTTCAACATTACCGTGGATTAATTTTACGGGACATAAGGAACCATTTAAGGGTGATAAAGATTCGATACCTAAATTGGCGTTTAGTAAAATGGAAAAAATAGGATCAAAAAGAGAAATGCAAATTGCTATTAGTGTCAATCATGCGTTGGTAGATGGCTACCATGTTGGGCTTTTCAATGAAAAATTACAATTTCATTTAAATAAGTAG
- a CDS encoding iron-containing alcohol dehydrogenase family protein: protein MIYKNYPMVSRVIFGRGSFNQLDEILTSKRKGRNAPFIFYVDDVFKGNHWLTSRITLSYKDKIIYVPTVEEPRTEQIDQLVEDIILEYSELPSGIIGIGGGIVLDVAKAVSLMLTNKGESKDYQGWDLIKHPAIYHVGIPTLSGTGAEVSRTTILTGPVRKLGINSDYTPFDQVILDPELTKDVPKEQWFYTGMDCFVHCVESLNGTYLNAFSQSYGEKAFQLCKEIFLEDVLTTEEAQDKLMMASWHGGMSIAYSQVGVAHAMSYGLGYLLGIKHGIGNCIVFDHLEDYYPEGVAIFKQMKAKHNIELPQGICADLEEDQFDKMIDVALSLEPLWENAIGKNWKTIMTREKLLELYKKM from the coding sequence ATGATATACAAAAATTATCCAATGGTGTCCCGAGTTATTTTTGGACGTGGAAGTTTCAATCAGCTCGATGAAATTCTCACTTCAAAGCGCAAAGGGCGTAATGCACCATTTATTTTTTATGTGGATGATGTCTTTAAGGGCAATCATTGGTTAACTTCACGAATTACATTATCCTATAAGGATAAAATTATTTATGTGCCAACGGTTGAAGAACCGAGAACAGAACAAATAGACCAGTTAGTTGAAGATATTATTTTAGAATATAGTGAACTACCTTCTGGTATTATTGGTATTGGTGGAGGAATTGTTTTGGACGTCGCTAAAGCGGTGTCTTTGATGCTTACCAATAAAGGAGAATCTAAAGATTACCAAGGTTGGGATTTAATTAAGCATCCTGCGATTTACCATGTTGGTATTCCCACACTTTCAGGAACGGGAGCTGAAGTATCCCGAACTACAATTCTAACAGGTCCGGTTCGGAAACTTGGAATTAATAGTGATTACACCCCTTTTGATCAAGTGATTTTAGATCCGGAACTAACTAAAGATGTGCCAAAAGAACAATGGTTTTACACAGGCATGGATTGTTTTGTGCATTGTGTGGAATCACTAAATGGGACTTATTTAAATGCTTTTAGCCAAAGTTATGGGGAAAAGGCCTTTCAACTTTGTAAAGAAATCTTCTTGGAAGATGTACTCACTACAGAAGAAGCTCAAGATAAATTAATGATGGCATCTTGGCATGGCGGTATGAGTATTGCTTACTCTCAGGTTGGCGTAGCACATGCTATGAGTTATGGTTTGGGCTATCTTTTAGGAATCAAACATGGTATCGGGAACTGTATCGTTTTTGATCATTTAGAAGACTATTATCCAGAAGGTGTTGCTATTTTTAAACAGATGAAAGCCAAACATAATATCGAATTACCTCAAGGTATTTGTGCTGATTTAGAAGAAGATCAATTCGATAAAATGATTGATGTTGCTTTGAGTTTAGAACCACTTTGGGAAAATGCCATTGGTAAAAACTGGAAAACCATCATGACTAGGGAAAAACTTCTAGAGCTTTACAAAAAAATGTAA
- a CDS encoding HAD family hydrolase: MNKTYENIKVIGFDADDTLWVNETYFREAEEEAGRLLSLYETPNKIDQELFKMEIKNLPTYGYGVKGFILSMVELALELSNGKVPNDVIAQMLKIGKDMINKPIELLDGVEEVLKVLSKDYRLIVATKGDLLDQERKLEKSGLLKYFHHIEVLSEKHDTNYKQLLKRLDIEPEAFLMVGNSLKSDILPLVEIGSEAIHVPFHTTWQHETVTKKEANGTNYATVTSLTEILDFFK; the protein is encoded by the coding sequence TTGAATAAAACATACGAAAACATAAAAGTAATAGGCTTCGATGCGGACGATACGCTTTGGGTCAACGAAACCTATTTCAGGGAAGCCGAGGAAGAAGCTGGTCGATTACTATCGCTTTATGAAACACCGAATAAAATAGATCAGGAGCTCTTTAAAATGGAAATTAAAAACCTTCCAACCTATGGTTATGGAGTCAAAGGTTTTATTTTATCTATGGTTGAACTGGCTTTAGAATTATCTAATGGTAAAGTACCCAACGATGTGATTGCTCAAATGCTAAAAATAGGCAAAGACATGATCAACAAACCGATTGAGTTGTTGGATGGTGTAGAGGAGGTGCTTAAAGTATTGTCTAAGGATTATAGATTGATTGTAGCTACCAAAGGTGATTTACTGGACCAAGAACGAAAATTGGAAAAATCTGGACTGTTAAAATATTTTCATCATATCGAAGTGTTAAGTGAAAAACACGATACTAATTATAAACAATTATTAAAACGATTAGATATTGAACCAGAGGCTTTCTTAATGGTTGGAAACTCCTTGAAATCTGATATTTTACCATTAGTTGAAATTGGTTCAGAAGCCATACATGTTCCATTTCATACCACATGGCAACATGAAACCGTGACCAAAAAAGAAGCTAATGGAACTAACTATGCCACGGTAACGAGTTTAACTGAAATTTTAGATTTTTTTAAATAG
- a CDS encoding DUF4126 domain-containing protein, whose translation MTMETILSIFLGIGLSASVGFRVFLPLFALSLAAYFGVWELNESWLWIGSTTAVITLGIATVVEIVAYYIPIVDNALDTIAIPLATIAGTAVMVSTVADLSPVITWALAIIAGGGTAAAVKSSASATRLGSTVSTAGLGNPVVSTVETGTSIVMSIVSIFLPILAVVLVLFLLYMIYKLYKKLRRNRPKSS comes from the coding sequence ATTACTATGGAGACCATTTTAAGCATATTTCTAGGCATCGGACTTTCAGCTTCTGTAGGGTTTAGGGTTTTCTTACCATTATTCGCTTTGAGTTTAGCGGCTTATTTTGGCGTTTGGGAACTTAACGAATCTTGGTTATGGATTGGCAGCACAACTGCGGTAATAACTTTGGGTATTGCAACCGTTGTGGAAATTGTAGCTTATTATATTCCTATTGTGGACAATGCTCTAGATACCATCGCCATTCCGCTCGCAACCATTGCAGGAACAGCAGTTATGGTATCGACGGTCGCTGATCTAAGTCCAGTTATCACTTGGGCTTTGGCCATTATTGCGGGAGGTGGAACTGCTGCAGCTGTGAAAAGTTCGGCGAGTGCAACGCGTTTAGGCTCTACGGTTTCAACCGCTGGATTAGGTAACCCAGTTGTGTCAACTGTAGAGACAGGTACATCAATCGTCATGTCTATTGTCTCCATATTTTTACCAATATTGGCGGTTGTTTTGGTGTTATTCCTTTTGTATATGATTTACAAACTCTATAAAAAGTTACGACGAAATCGACCGAAATCATCTTAA
- a CDS encoding DUF2459 domain-containing protein, with translation MDSLLVSGIKHIESANYLAFGWGDENFYLNTPTWGDLTFSNGFRAAFLNSTTLMHVTRYEQKRLDWLEIKINAFELEKMNSYLRHTFQTNKDGEKIILKNKGYTSKDDFYKAKGSYSCFKTCNSWVNTGFKKSGLKSCLWTPFDFGLINKYE, from the coding sequence ATGGATAGCTTATTAGTTTCGGGTATAAAACATATTGAATCTGCTAATTATCTAGCATTTGGTTGGGGAGATGAAAACTTTTACCTTAATACCCCAACTTGGGGCGACTTAACGTTTAGCAATGGATTTAGAGCGGCATTTTTAAATAGTACCACATTAATGCATGTGACGAGGTACGAACAAAAACGATTAGATTGGTTAGAAATAAAGATAAATGCATTTGAATTAGAAAAAATGAATTCATATTTGAGACATACATTTCAAACCAATAAAGACGGAGAAAAAATAATACTTAAAAATAAGGGGTATACTTCTAAAGACGATTTTTACAAGGCAAAGGGAAGTTATTCTTGTTTTAAAACTTGTAATAGTTGGGTAAATACAGGGTTTAAGAAAAGTGGGTTGAAATCTTGCTTATGGACACCTTTCGACTTTGGTTTAATTAATAAATATGAATAA
- the dnaX gene encoding DNA polymerase III subunit gamma/tau gives MEHFVVSARKYRPQTFKDVVGQQAITNTLLNAIENNHLAQALLFTGPRGVGKTTCARILAKMINSDGNTSEDEDFAFNIFELDAASNNSVDDIRNLTDQVRIPPQVGKYKVYIIDEVHMLSQAAFNAFLKTLEEPPKHCIFILATTEKHKIIPTILSRCQIFDFKRITVSDTKEYLKYIAKEQGITAEDDALHIIAQKADGAMRDALSIFDRVVSFSGKNLTRQAVTENLNVLDYETYFTSTDLILENKIPDLLVQFNTILSKGFDGHHYIAGLASHFRDLMVCKNPATIPLLEVGEDTSLKYQEQSQKTSHSFLMEGIRLANDCDLKYKSSKNQRLLVELTLMQLASITFDGEKKNLKHFIIPPSYFKAKGITPIRVTKPKTEAKVPEKTTISQEKPKELVSEVAEPVLDIPKISINKPKSSTSGLSLKSIREKKEHQLRQMDVVIDEDDLPKEPVTQEALNDAWKTYTAKMDKKGEKIMASILQMDQPKLKDTTIYLTYSNNTNKIELERAEFPLMSFLKKKLRNYDLKLDITVNEEIAKKYAFTPLEKYEKLKEKNPNIEVLRQTFGLDI, from the coding sequence TTGGAACACTTTGTAGTATCAGCCCGTAAATACAGACCACAGACCTTTAAGGATGTTGTGGGTCAGCAGGCTATTACCAATACGTTGCTGAATGCCATTGAAAATAATCATTTAGCGCAAGCTCTATTGTTTACAGGACCTCGAGGTGTAGGTAAAACCACTTGTGCGCGCATCCTTGCCAAAATGATTAATAGTGATGGCAATACAAGTGAGGACGAAGATTTTGCCTTTAATATTTTTGAACTCGATGCAGCATCCAATAACTCTGTGGATGATATTAGAAACTTAACCGATCAGGTTCGTATTCCACCACAGGTTGGAAAATACAAGGTTTATATTATTGATGAGGTTCATATGTTATCTCAAGCCGCTTTTAATGCGTTTTTGAAGACTTTGGAGGAACCGCCAAAACATTGTATATTCATTTTAGCGACCACTGAAAAACATAAAATTATTCCAACGATATTATCGCGTTGTCAGATTTTCGATTTTAAACGAATCACGGTTTCAGACACAAAGGAGTATTTAAAATATATTGCAAAAGAACAAGGCATTACCGCTGAGGATGATGCGCTCCATATCATTGCCCAAAAAGCAGATGGTGCGATGCGTGATGCACTGTCTATTTTTGATCGCGTCGTTAGTTTTTCAGGTAAAAACCTGACGAGACAGGCCGTTACTGAGAATTTAAATGTTCTCGATTATGAAACCTACTTTACAAGTACCGATTTAATTTTAGAGAATAAAATTCCAGATTTGCTGGTGCAGTTTAATACCATTCTTTCTAAAGGATTTGACGGTCATCACTACATCGCAGGTTTGGCATCGCATTTTAGGGATTTAATGGTCTGCAAGAATCCAGCAACTATTCCACTGCTTGAAGTGGGCGAAGATACCAGTCTGAAATATCAAGAACAATCACAGAAAACATCGCATAGTTTTCTAATGGAAGGGATTCGGTTGGCCAATGACTGTGATCTGAAATATAAGTCCAGTAAAAATCAACGTTTGCTCGTTGAATTAACACTTATGCAACTTGCCTCTATCACTTTTGATGGAGAAAAAAAAAATCTTAAGCACTTCATAATTCCGCCTTCGTATTTTAAAGCGAAAGGTATTACTCCTATTCGGGTTACAAAACCTAAAACAGAAGCTAAAGTTCCAGAGAAAACCACTATTTCGCAGGAAAAACCAAAAGAATTAGTTTCCGAAGTTGCTGAACCTGTTTTGGACATTCCTAAGATATCCATAAACAAACCAAAATCATCGACTTCTGGTTTATCGCTAAAAAGTATTCGGGAAAAGAAAGAACATCAGTTACGCCAAATGGATGTGGTTATTGATGAAGACGATCTACCAAAAGAACCTGTAACACAGGAAGCCTTAAACGACGCTTGGAAAACCTACACTGCAAAAATGGATAAAAAAGGCGAAAAAATTATGGCTTCCATATTACAAATGGATCAGCCAAAATTGAAGGATACGACCATTTATTTAACCTATTCCAACAATACCAATAAGATAGAATTGGAACGTGCCGAGTTTCCGCTGATGTCTTTTCTTAAGAAAAAATTACGGAATTACGATTTAAAATTGGATATTACGGTGAATGAGGAAATCGCCAAAAAATATGCGTTCACACCTTTAGAGAAATACGAAAAGCTAAAAGAGAAAAACCCGAACATTGAGGTGTTGCGACAGACTTTTGGATTAGATATTTAA
- the kdsB gene encoding 3-deoxy-manno-octulosonate cytidylyltransferase — protein sequence MKIISMIPARYSASRFPGKLMQDLAGKSVILRTYEATVATNLFSEVYVVTDSAIIYDEIVNSGGKAIMSIKEHESGSDRIAEAVANVDCDIVINVQGDEPFTERESLAKVINVFKDDKDKEIDLASLMVEIEDWEEINNPNTVKVIVDQQNFALYFSRNAIPFPRDRNVGARYFKHKGIYAFRKQALLDFTVLPMQFLEASEKIECIRYLEYGKRIKMVETTIQGVEIDTPEDLERAKRLWK from the coding sequence ATGAAAATTATATCCATGATTCCCGCACGTTATAGTGCATCAAGATTTCCCGGAAAATTGATGCAAGATTTAGCAGGGAAATCAGTCATTCTAAGAACTTATGAAGCTACAGTTGCCACTAATTTGTTTAGTGAAGTTTATGTGGTAACTGATAGTGCTATAATTTATGATGAAATTGTAAATAGTGGAGGAAAAGCCATTATGAGTATTAAGGAGCATGAATCTGGAAGCGATAGAATTGCAGAAGCAGTTGCGAATGTCGATTGTGATATTGTAATTAATGTGCAAGGTGATGAACCATTTACAGAGCGTGAAAGTTTGGCAAAAGTGATTAATGTTTTTAAAGATGATAAAGACAAGGAAATTGATTTGGCTTCTTTAATGGTTGAAATTGAGGATTGGGAAGAAATCAACAATCCGAATACCGTAAAAGTGATTGTGGATCAACAGAATTTTGCCTTGTATTTTTCCCGAAATGCGATTCCATTTCCAAGGGATAGAAATGTAGGCGCCCGTTATTTTAAACACAAAGGAATTTATGCCTTTAGAAAACAAGCGCTGTTGGACTTTACAGTGTTACCAATGCAATTCTTGGAAGCTTCGGAAAAAATTGAATGCATCAGATATTTAGAATATGGGAAGCGGATTAAAATGGTAGAAACCACAATACAAGGGGTAGAAATTGACACACCAGAAGATTTGGAACGTGCAAAACGTTTGTGGAAATAA
- a CDS encoding 1-acyl-sn-glycerol-3-phosphate acyltransferase, protein MRWLAKFIYFRVLGWKVVGNTNFSKDTIKKAVIIAAPHTSWSDFYISLLLRRVVDLKTNFVGKKELFTWPFGYYFRAVGGKALDRTPGQNKVETIAKLFEGEHEFRLALSPEGTRKKVENWKTGFYYIAKKAKVPIIMYTFDFKNKQNKVSEPFYTTDDMEADFEFMKSFYKGVEGKVKAYS, encoded by the coding sequence ATGCGCTGGTTAGCTAAATTCATATATTTTAGAGTATTGGGATGGAAAGTCGTAGGTAACACCAATTTTTCAAAAGACACCATTAAGAAAGCTGTGATTATAGCAGCACCACATACCAGTTGGAGTGATTTCTACATCTCGTTGTTACTCAGACGCGTTGTTGATTTGAAAACTAACTTTGTTGGAAAAAAAGAACTCTTTACTTGGCCTTTTGGTTATTATTTTAGAGCTGTAGGAGGAAAGGCTTTAGACAGAACACCTGGTCAAAATAAAGTAGAAACCATTGCTAAATTATTTGAAGGTGAACACGAATTCAGATTGGCACTATCACCAGAAGGCACCAGAAAAAAAGTAGAAAACTGGAAAACGGGATTCTATTATATCGCAAAAAAAGCCAAGGTTCCAATTATAATGTACACCTTCGATTTTAAAAATAAACAGAATAAAGTATCTGAACCATTTTATACTACAGATGATATGGAAGCTGATTTTGAATTCATGAAATCATTTTATAAAGGTGTAGAAGGTAAGGTAAAAGCCTACAGTTAG
- the rsmD gene encoding 16S rRNA (guanine(966)-N(2))-methyltransferase RsmD: MRIISGLFKGRRITAPKKLPVRPTTDMAKEALFNILNNQYYFDDISVLDLFSGTGNISYEFASRGTEQITAVDANYGCIKFISETAEAFEMPINTIKSDVFRFLEKSKEKHTIIFADPPYDFDIETFSKIPELVFENELLEDEGLLIVEHSKHTDLSHLKNYSHSKSYGGNAFSFFE; the protein is encoded by the coding sequence ATGCGTATCATCTCTGGATTGTTTAAAGGCAGGCGAATTACAGCTCCTAAAAAATTACCCGTAAGGCCAACAACTGATATGGCCAAAGAAGCCTTGTTCAATATCTTGAACAATCAGTATTATTTTGATGATATTTCGGTTTTGGATTTGTTCTCCGGTACAGGCAACATCAGCTATGAGTTTGCGTCGAGAGGTACGGAACAGATCACTGCTGTAGATGCTAATTACGGCTGTATAAAATTCATCAGTGAAACTGCGGAAGCTTTTGAAATGCCAATCAATACTATTAAAAGTGATGTGTTTAGGTTTCTGGAAAAATCAAAGGAAAAACATACGATCATCTTTGCCGATCCTCCTTACGATTTTGATATTGAAACCTTTTCTAAAATTCCAGAACTGGTTTTTGAAAATGAATTATTAGAAGATGAAGGCTTATTGATCGTGGAACACTCCAAACACACCGATTTAAGTCATTTGAAAAACTATTCCCATTCTAAAAGTTATGGCGGAAATGCGTTTAGTTTTTTTGAATAA